In one window of Nerophis ophidion isolate RoL-2023_Sa linkage group LG05, RoL_Noph_v1.0, whole genome shotgun sequence DNA:
- the zgc:162144 gene encoding RD3 domain-containing protein has protein sequence MFPWSAVFSLEPKVPGQRSAEELVTNTLMLELGAMVKRTERIRLEQASEGQRRRRRSSSSSAADYSWLAKVQTPQPYQLTPNDLLELQDLCAKVPPAQCGPVIVRFRRLVSQMEPEVQEVPRLFRSVLRDRLEELRSEEGGVHMHEHTWMKQQRSKSLSFLTFRTKFQKGCFSGGSGPRGSRGNLQQQLEWSDEEEDDDDGQDGEEEAIKARCRKGRSQSMPEITPLEQSALG, from the exons ATGTTTCCTTGGTCTGCCGTCTTCTCCCTGGAGCCCAAGGTTCCCGGCCAGCGCAGCGCCGAGGAGCTGGTGACCAACACCCTGATGCTGGAGCTGGGCGCCATGGTGAAGCGCACAGAGCGCATCCGCCTAGAGCAGGCCTCGGAGGGCCAGCGCCGCCGCCGCcgcagctcctcctcctccgcaGCCGACTACAGCTGGCTGGCCAAGGTGCAGACCCCGCAGCCCTACCAGCTGACCCCCAATGACCTGCTGGAGCTGCAGGACCTCTGCGCCAAGGTCCCGCCTGCCCAGTGCGGCCCTGTCATCGTCAG GTTCCGGAGGCTGGTGTCCCAGATGGAGCCCGAGGTCCAGGAGGTCCCCCGTTTGTTCCGTTCGGTGCTGCGTGACCGCTTGGAGGAGCTGAGGTCAGAGGAAGGAGGCGTCCACATGCACGAGCACACCTGGATGAAGCAGCAGCGCAGCAAGAGCCTCTCCTTCCTCACTTTCCGCACCAAATTCCAAAAGGGCTGCTTCTCCGGGGGGAGCGGCCCTAGGGGCTCCAGGGGGAACCTGCAGCAGCAGCTGGAATGGTCGGACGAGgaggaggacgacgacgacggacAGGACGGGGAGGAAGAAGCCATTAAGGCCAGGTGCAGGAAGGGGAGGAGCCAGAGCATGCCGGAGATCACACCTTTGGAGCAAAGTGCACTGGGCTGA